Proteins co-encoded in one Paenibacillus sp. genomic window:
- a CDS encoding glycoside hydrolase encodes MQIGNKKWKIYVIHHSHTDIGYTERQEKIEQYHVDFIRQAVAICEAARTEERPEWKGFKWTCETFWAVEKFLEEAADEEKERFVDALRRGDIELSGTYLNMTELIQYELLAEMLARAGKFAAPYGLNVRSAMTADINGYSWGYAEALADAGIEHLLSCIHTHHGMFAIGRKQFPFYWETPGGKRLLVWSGEHYMMGNDLGLNPDGTLSYSVRDETPVWGIAEDHWTLAETRIARYLNQLDKEGYPYDFVLVNVMGLLRDNAAPNGRIMSFIHEWNAKHGDRVELEMTTLNRYFDLVKQQDVEIPVYKGDWPDWWSDGVASTAMHTQIFRNAQRTLSVVKRLDPDRKSVLANELKEAEQQLIMYAEHTWGYHSSISEPWHPLVQELAVRKEAYAANASRLVHRSLDKVLRNQGDVLLRANRAFTYDVINSFDYPVEDLAFFYLEEQWEADYFRNGLEVVDEATGEVVPHQQEKVSRGYQIAIMAKLDAREQRRYAIRSAAAPASGRTTSSTRLVGADRIHDIRDLLPLAQNSDRIAITENSIESADVRIAWQRGAGIVSWVDKRTGKEWIDGDQGCGAFTPVYEVTEGERGDQMTVRRIMGRNRKGMNVQRFFGRLRGVKTITNGTLYAIVELTYQVEGMSHYSLFLKVYKDQPRVDVSVRMHKASVWEPENVYVSLPFLREDNGELWFEKSGAAIRPGIDQIPGTLTDFYCIQEGLALVAPTGGLALATPDTPLMQTGPLEFGERKVQGQVPQEERKTLYAWVLTNYWETNFKATLGGFYEFRYTLQWGERFSTVEQAVRANHSVNAGTVAFRSV; translated from the coding sequence ATGCAAATCGGCAATAAAAAGTGGAAAATTTATGTGATTCACCACTCTCACACCGATATCGGTTATACGGAAAGACAAGAAAAAATCGAGCAATATCACGTGGACTTTATTAGGCAAGCCGTAGCGATCTGCGAAGCCGCGCGGACGGAAGAGCGACCGGAGTGGAAGGGCTTCAAGTGGACCTGCGAAACGTTCTGGGCCGTCGAGAAATTTCTGGAGGAAGCGGCGGACGAAGAAAAGGAACGGTTCGTCGACGCCCTGCGCAGAGGAGATATCGAGCTGTCGGGCACGTACTTGAACATGACGGAGCTGATCCAGTACGAACTTCTCGCCGAGATGCTCGCTAGAGCCGGGAAATTTGCAGCGCCTTACGGCCTTAACGTCAGATCGGCGATGACTGCGGACATTAACGGTTATAGCTGGGGATACGCAGAGGCGTTGGCCGATGCCGGGATCGAGCACTTGCTGAGCTGCATCCATACCCATCACGGCATGTTCGCCATCGGGCGCAAACAATTCCCGTTCTACTGGGAGACGCCGGGCGGCAAGCGTCTGCTCGTATGGAGCGGCGAACATTATATGATGGGCAACGACTTAGGCCTCAATCCCGACGGCACGTTGTCCTACTCCGTCCGGGACGAAACGCCGGTCTGGGGCATCGCCGAAGACCATTGGACACTCGCCGAAACAAGAATCGCGCGTTATCTGAATCAACTGGACAAAGAAGGCTATCCGTACGATTTCGTCCTGGTTAACGTCATGGGGCTGCTCCGGGACAACGCCGCGCCCAACGGACGCATTATGAGCTTCATTCACGAATGGAACGCGAAACATGGAGACCGGGTAGAGCTCGAGATGACCACGCTGAACCGATATTTCGATCTCGTCAAGCAGCAGGACGTAGAAATCCCGGTGTACAAAGGCGACTGGCCCGATTGGTGGTCCGACGGCGTGGCCTCCACGGCGATGCATACGCAAATTTTCCGCAACGCGCAGCGCACGCTGTCCGTCGTCAAGAGGCTCGATCCGGATCGCAAGAGCGTCCTGGCGAACGAGCTGAAAGAAGCCGAGCAGCAGTTAATCATGTATGCCGAGCACACCTGGGGATATCACTCCTCGATCTCCGAGCCGTGGCACCCGCTGGTGCAGGAATTGGCGGTCCGCAAAGAGGCATACGCCGCCAATGCAAGCCGCTTGGTTCACCGATCGCTGGACAAAGTGCTGCGGAACCAGGGGGACGTGCTGCTGCGAGCGAATCGGGCGTTTACATACGATGTAATCAATTCGTTCGACTATCCTGTGGAAGATTTGGCCTTCTTCTATTTGGAAGAACAGTGGGAAGCGGATTACTTCCGGAACGGTCTAGAGGTCGTAGATGAGGCAACCGGGGAGGTCGTGCCCCACCAGCAGGAGAAAGTGAGCAGAGGTTATCAGATCGCCATCATGGCAAAGCTGGACGCGCGGGAACAGCGGCGGTACGCAATTCGCAGCGCCGCGGCTCCCGCCTCGGGACGCACCACCAGCAGCACGCGCCTGGTCGGCGCCGACCGCATCCATGACATCCGAGATCTGCTCCCGCTGGCGCAGAACTCGGACCGGATCGCGATCACGGAAAACAGCATCGAGTCCGCCGATGTGCGAATCGCTTGGCAGCGCGGGGCGGGGATTGTCTCGTGGGTCGATAAGCGGACGGGCAAGGAATGGATCGATGGCGATCAGGGCTGCGGAGCTTTTACGCCGGTCTACGAAGTGACCGAGGGCGAACGCGGCGACCAGATGACCGTCAGAAGAATCATGGGCAGAAACCGCAAAGGGATGAACGTCCAGCGCTTCTTCGGCCGACTCCGCGGCGTCAAAACGATTACGAACGGCACTTTGTATGCTATTGTAGAGCTTACGTATCAAGTGGAGGGAATGAGCCATTACTCGCTCTTCTTGAAGGTATACAAAGATCAGCCGCGAGTCGACGTATCCGTCCGAATGCACAAGGCAAGCGTCTGGGAGCCCGAGAACGTGTACGTATCGTTGCCGTTCCTCCGGGAGGACAACGGCGAGCTGTGGTTCGAGAAGTCAGGGGCTGCGATCCGACCGGGAATCGATCAAATTCCGGGCACCTTGACCGACTTCTACTGCATTCAGGAAGGGCTGGCTCTGGTTGCGCCGACCGGCGGATTGGCTCTCGCCACGCCGGACACCCCGCTGATGCAAACCGGACCGTTGGAATTCGGCGAGAGGAAAGTCCAAGGCCAGGTTCCGCAGGAAGAACGCAAAACGTTGTACGCTTGGGTGCTGACCAACTATTGGGAGACGAATTTCAAGGCGACGTTAGGCGGTTTCTACGAATTCCGCTATACCCTTCAATGGGGAGAGCGATTTAGTACGGTAGAGCAGGCCGTTCGCGCCAATCACAGCGTAAACGCGGGAACGGTAGCATTTAGAAGCGTATAG